A window of Citrus sinensis cultivar Valencia sweet orange chromosome 7, DVS_A1.0, whole genome shotgun sequence contains these coding sequences:
- the LOC102616825 gene encoding protein TIFY 10A-like, with protein MFSSSPKVDPQKVYLSSQFLFQKATSMSSSGQKSSSVAQTCNLLSQYFKENGRFASKPAANQGNESDSRQQATTMNLLPNLENSAEISKQDVKANDFFANIPSLAASNVMNEAISGQGTSQMTIFYAGKVFVFSDFPAEKAKEIMALATKAASSNVIPDLNMASTFRNNNNDATPLQFPSASLQRFFDKRKERAAARAPYQVKNPSSMAAAPAKPEDQGKYPGLELEGQSSKQLDLNL; from the exons ATGTTTTCTTCTTCACCAAAAGTTGATCCACAGAAAGTTTATTTGTCTTCTCAATTCTTATTCCAAAAGGCTACAAGCATGTCAAGTTCGGGCCAGAAATCATCGAGCGTTGCTCAAACATGCAACCTTTTGAGCCAGTACTTCAAGGAAAATGGAAGATTTGCTTCAAAACCTGCAGCTAATCAAg gTAATGAATCGGATTCAAGGCAGCAAGCAACAACAATGAATTTGTTGCCAAACCTGGAAAATTCTGCTGAGATTTCAAAACAAGATGTAAAAGCCAATGATTTCTTTGCAAACATCCCAAGTTTGGCCGCCTCCAATGTGATGAATGAAGCCATATCGGGGCAAGGAACCTCTCAAATGACGATATTCTACGCTGGAAAAGTGTTTGTTTTCAGCGACTTCCCTGCAGAAAAGGCAAAGGAAATCATGGCCTTAGCCACCAAAGCAGCAAGCTCTAATGTTATTCCAGACTTGAATATGGCTTCCACTTTTcgcaacaacaacaatgatGCAACCCCACTTCAGTTCCCAAGTGCCTCTCTTCAACGTTtctttgataaaagaaaagaaag GGCTGCAGCAAGAGCACCATACCAAGTAAAGAATCCTTCTTCAATGGCGGCTGCGCCTGCAAAACCAGAAGATCAAGGCAAGTATCCAGGCCTGGAGCTTGAAGGTCAATCTTCAAAACAGCTTGATCTGAACTTATAG